From one Rhodoferax sp. PAMC 29310 genomic stretch:
- a CDS encoding transmembrane anchor protein, whose amino-acid sequence MYNSDSPSRAELPSSKQLLRSTILAAISALVLLVAVVLPAEYGIDPTGIGRVLRMTEMGEVKQQLAAEAAADAADAPAAKAPTKSATGMATANVAEPAASPVVATVPKELAKPAAPMIAWRDEIPFTLTPGEGTEIKLKMLEGAKAQYSWVVEGGQVNFDTHGDGPGNSISYEKGRGVSSDDGVLQAAFTGNHGWYWRNRGKSNVTVILRARGDYTEIKK is encoded by the coding sequence ATGTACAACAGCGATTCACCCTCACGCGCCGAGCTGCCGTCTTCCAAGCAGCTCCTGCGATCCACCATCCTGGCCGCCATTTCGGCGCTGGTTCTTTTGGTTGCCGTGGTGCTTCCGGCCGAATACGGCATCGACCCCACTGGGATCGGCCGAGTCCTTCGGATGACTGAAATGGGTGAGGTCAAGCAACAGCTGGCGGCAGAGGCCGCCGCCGATGCTGCTGACGCACCGGCAGCAAAGGCGCCCACAAAAAGCGCTACTGGCATGGCAACGGCCAATGTGGCAGAACCAGCAGCCAGCCCTGTAGTGGCTACTGTCCCGAAGGAACTGGCGAAACCCGCCGCTCCCATGATTGCATGGCGCGATGAGATACCGTTCACCCTGACTCCGGGAGAAGGTACGGAGATCAAACTAAAAATGCTGGAAGGCGCGAAGGCCCAATATTCGTGGGTTGTTGAGGGCGGGCAGGTCAACTTCGACACCCACGGAGATGGCCCGGGCAATTCAATCAGCTACGAAAAGGGGCGCGGCGTTTCTTCCGACGACGGGGTGCTGCAAGCCGCGTTCACGGGCAATCATGGCTGGTACTGGCGCAATCGGGGCAAGTCCAACGTGACCGTGATTTTGCGGGCCCGTGGTGACTACACCGAGATCAAAAAATGA